A genomic stretch from Desulfohalobium retbaense DSM 5692 includes:
- a CDS encoding nucleoside recognition domain-containing protein: MTLRGRVFQLGQAGMAVLREASAAAGMLFKIMIPIIIGVKVLQELGLIPYLARPLAPIMEIVGLPGSMGLVWATALVNNLYAAMVVYFSLAADDPLTCAQITILATMMLMAHALPLEGKIAQKAGTRFIFQALARAGGAFIVGWVLHLGYSATGWLQEPSRLFWEPAETGSGGLGFWALDQVRNLAMIFCIILVLVALMRLLQYFGVTQALVRVLQPVLRLLGISGEAAPIAIVGMTMGLAYGGGLILHEAKSGRVARQDIFFSLTLMGLCHSIIEDTLLMTLLGAHVSGLLWARLLFSLLFVFLLVRLVRALPASLINRFLYQQ, encoded by the coding sequence TTGACGCTCCGCGGGAGAGTGTTTCAGCTGGGACAGGCCGGGATGGCTGTCCTGCGGGAGGCCTCGGCCGCTGCCGGGATGCTCTTTAAAATCATGATCCCGATTATTATCGGGGTCAAAGTATTGCAGGAACTGGGCCTCATTCCCTACCTGGCCCGTCCCTTGGCGCCGATCATGGAGATTGTCGGCTTGCCGGGGAGCATGGGACTCGTCTGGGCGACCGCGCTGGTGAACAATCTCTATGCGGCCATGGTCGTCTATTTTTCGTTGGCGGCCGATGATCCCCTGACCTGCGCCCAGATCACGATCCTGGCGACCATGATGCTCATGGCCCATGCTCTGCCCCTGGAAGGGAAGATCGCTCAGAAAGCGGGCACGCGGTTTATTTTTCAGGCCCTGGCCCGGGCGGGGGGCGCCTTTATCGTCGGCTGGGTTTTGCACCTGGGATATTCGGCGACCGGCTGGCTCCAGGAACCGAGTCGATTGTTCTGGGAACCGGCTGAGACCGGCAGTGGAGGGCTGGGGTTCTGGGCTCTGGATCAGGTCCGGAATCTGGCCATGATTTTTTGCATCATCCTGGTCCTGGTGGCCCTGATGCGCTTGTTGCAGTATTTCGGGGTGACCCAGGCCCTGGTGCGGGTCCTGCAGCCTGTCCTGCGGTTGCTGGGCATCAGCGGAGAGGCGGCGCCCATCGCCATTGTCGGTATGACCATGGGGTTGGCCTACGGCGGCGGGCTCATCCTCCATGAGGCCAAATCGGGGCGGGTCGCCCGGCAGGACATCTTCTTTTCCCTGACACTTATGGGACTCTGCCACAGTATCATCGAGGACACGTTGCTCATGACCCTGCTCGGGGCGCATGTTTCCGGGTTGTTGTGGGCCCGTCTCCTTTTTTCCCTTCTGTTTGTTTTTCTGCTTGTGCGGCTTGTCCGCGCCTTACCCGCCAGTTTGATCAATCGCTTTTTGTATCAGCAATGA
- a CDS encoding phenylpyruvate tautomerase MIF-related protein yields the protein MPYLKIQTNTFTGDENGFLRRASFRAAAILEKPEEAMCVALEPSVPMLLGGTDAPAVFAKLKGLNFPEERTAEIASQLSAFIAEELEVPTERIYCIFENVSRHMWAWKGTTFDAMGK from the coding sequence ATGCCGTATCTCAAAATCCAGACCAACACCTTTACCGGAGACGAAAACGGTTTTCTGCGCCGCGCCAGCTTCCGGGCCGCAGCCATCCTGGAAAAACCTGAGGAAGCCATGTGTGTGGCACTGGAACCTTCCGTGCCCATGCTTCTCGGCGGTACTGACGCTCCAGCGGTTTTTGCCAAGCTCAAAGGCCTGAATTTCCCAGAAGAGCGAACCGCAGAAATCGCGTCCCAACTCAGCGCCTTTATCGCCGAAGAGCTCGAGGTGCCAACCGAACGCATCTATTGTATCTTTGAGAATGTCTCCCGGCACATGTGGGCCTGGAAAGGGACCACCTTCGACGCCATGGGCAAATAA
- a CDS encoding peptidase U32 family protein: MPDISAFKPEILAPAGNKESFLAAVDAGADAIYCGLKHFSARMEADNFALRDLSRLQGLAQKHGTRTYVALNTLIKPNELDQAGRLLDQLTRYVHPDALIVQDPAALKLARQAGFTGELHFSTLANIGLASALPSVLALGADRVVLPRELTVDEIKTLDTACPDALDLEVFVHGALCYAVSGRCYWSSYLGGKSGLRGRCVQPCRRIYTAGGPPQRLFSCQDLGLDILTKALLEAPRVKAWKIEGRKKGPHYVTYTVRAYALLRDNPLDPQAKKEAVDLLDQALSRPTTHYSFLPQRPHPPVTPDQSTASGGYLGRLQAKNTKIQLRPHKALLPQDLLRIGYEDEPGHRIYKVSKYIPKGGLLTIQGRNTEKQKGMSVFLIDRREPELVQRLKKMDQEFQAEPAPEITPSSFTPTLPGTRTQAGRPSLVRVYRNLPPGKTGKTPGLWVQPKPPRGISSTRYSHIWWWLPPVLWPEEERLWQETIDRLLARGAKRFVLNAPWQVGFFNDSEDLMLWAGPFCNLANALALESMVELGFSGAFASPELAGPDLLALPGQSPLPMGLVLGGAWPFCLSRVQPPHLEPGQRVTSPKKEISWTKRYGPTTWHYPNWDLDLYKHQRELEQAGYTLFAHLYEPRPKSAPRPHRTSTFNWDLQLL; the protein is encoded by the coding sequence GAAATTCTGGCCCCGGCCGGCAACAAGGAAAGCTTCCTGGCCGCTGTCGATGCCGGAGCAGACGCCATATATTGCGGCCTGAAACATTTTTCCGCCCGCATGGAAGCCGACAATTTTGCTCTGCGCGACCTGAGCCGCCTGCAGGGCCTGGCTCAGAAACACGGCACCCGAACCTACGTCGCCCTGAACACCCTTATCAAACCCAATGAGTTGGACCAGGCCGGACGGCTTCTGGACCAATTGACCCGCTACGTGCACCCCGACGCGCTCATCGTCCAGGACCCGGCCGCCCTCAAGCTAGCCCGACAGGCCGGCTTCACCGGCGAACTGCACTTCTCAACCCTGGCCAATATCGGGCTCGCTTCAGCCCTGCCCAGTGTTTTGGCCCTGGGCGCAGACCGCGTTGTTTTGCCCCGGGAATTGACCGTCGACGAAATCAAAACCTTGGACACTGCCTGTCCCGACGCCCTCGATCTGGAAGTCTTTGTCCACGGTGCCCTGTGTTACGCGGTCTCGGGCCGGTGCTACTGGTCGAGTTATCTGGGCGGGAAAAGCGGTCTGCGCGGGCGGTGCGTCCAACCCTGCCGAAGGATCTATACCGCTGGCGGACCGCCCCAGCGGCTTTTCTCCTGCCAGGACTTGGGTCTGGACATATTGACCAAGGCCCTTTTGGAGGCCCCGCGGGTCAAAGCCTGGAAAATAGAGGGGCGTAAGAAGGGCCCCCATTATGTGACCTATACGGTCCGGGCCTATGCCCTGCTCCGGGACAACCCCCTGGATCCGCAGGCCAAGAAGGAAGCGGTCGACCTTCTGGACCAGGCCTTGTCGCGGCCGACCACCCACTACAGTTTTCTGCCCCAGCGCCCCCACCCTCCGGTCACCCCGGACCAATCGACAGCCTCGGGAGGATATCTCGGCCGCTTGCAGGCCAAGAACACCAAAATCCAGCTCCGTCCTCACAAAGCGCTCTTGCCCCAAGACCTGCTTCGGATCGGATATGAGGACGAACCGGGACACCGGATTTACAAGGTCAGCAAATACATCCCCAAAGGGGGGCTGTTGACTATCCAAGGACGCAACACAGAGAAACAAAAAGGGATGAGCGTCTTTTTGATCGACCGGCGCGAACCCGAACTGGTGCAGCGCCTGAAGAAAATGGATCAGGAATTTCAGGCCGAGCCCGCTCCTGAAATCACCCCTTCCTCCTTCACCCCGACGCTGCCCGGAACCCGGACTCAGGCTGGCCGACCCAGCCTGGTCCGCGTCTATCGTAACCTGCCGCCCGGCAAGACCGGCAAGACGCCAGGACTGTGGGTCCAACCCAAACCGCCGCGGGGGATCAGCTCCACACGCTACAGCCATATCTGGTGGTGGCTGCCTCCAGTGCTCTGGCCCGAAGAGGAGCGACTGTGGCAAGAGACGATCGACCGTTTGCTGGCCCGCGGCGCGAAGCGCTTTGTTTTGAACGCCCCCTGGCAGGTCGGATTCTTTAACGATTCCGAGGATCTGATGCTCTGGGCCGGACCGTTTTGCAACCTGGCCAATGCCCTGGCCCTGGAAAGCATGGTCGAACTCGGATTCAGCGGGGCTTTCGCCAGCCCTGAACTCGCCGGACCAGATCTCCTTGCCCTGCCCGGGCAGAGTCCGCTCCCAATGGGCTTGGTCCTCGGCGGAGCGTGGCCGTTTTGTCTCTCCCGGGTGCAGCCCCCCCATCTGGAGCCCGGCCAACGCGTGACCAGTCCGAAAAAAGAGATATCCTGGACCAAACGGTATGGGCCGACGACTTGGCATTACCCCAATTGGGACCTGGACCTCTACAAACACCAGCGCGAGTTGGAGCAGGCCGGATACACCCTTTTTGCCCATCTCTATGAGCCGCGCCCCAAATCCGCGCCCCGGCCCCACCGGACCTCAACCTTCAATTGGGATCTGCAACTCTTGTAG